In Alteribacillus bidgolensis, a genomic segment contains:
- a CDS encoding ACT domain-containing protein — protein MNRNSFPYLKLLEDTYSLCKVSNEFDIRSTTSQIFCTIKESGVTTLIYKQDQIADGNFLDVSHGWKVLRVEAKLEFSQTGILYSIIAPLSKAEISILVVSSFDTDYIFFKEENFDNALDVLRIEGYQII, from the coding sequence ATGAATAGAAATTCATTCCCATACTTAAAGTTACTTGAAGATACTTATTCTTTGTGTAAAGTTTCTAATGAATTCGATATTCGCAGCACCACCAGCCAGATCTTTTGTACTATAAAAGAGTCAGGTGTAACAACGTTAATTTACAAACAAGACCAAATTGCAGATGGAAATTTCTTAGATGTATCACATGGATGGAAAGTATTACGAGTCGAAGCAAAACTTGAGTTTTCACAAACTGGAATATTGTATTCAATTATTGCACCATTATCAAAGGCTGAAATAAGTATTTTAGTCGTTTCTAGTTTTGACACCGATTATATTTTTTTCAAAGAAGAAAACTTTGATAATGCGTTAGATGTGCTTAGAATTGAGGGTTATCAAATTATTTAG
- a CDS encoding CBS domain-containing protein, with protein sequence MTQNVATISPQQTVQEAAALMSQYNVGSIPVVENGQLRGMITDRDITLRSTAQGVAPSTPVSQCMTQNLVFGNDNMDVHEAANLMAQNQIRRLPVVNNNQVVGMVAIGDLATQNIYQNEAGQALSSISTPSQPGQHLP encoded by the coding sequence ATGACACAAAACGTAGCGACAATTTCCCCACAGCAAACTGTTCAAGAAGCCGCAGCTTTAATGTCCCAATACAACGTCGGATCAATTCCCGTTGTGGAGAATGGTCAATTAAGAGGGATGATTACTGACCGTGATATTACACTTCGTTCTACAGCACAAGGTGTTGCTCCATCTACACCCGTTTCACAATGTATGACGCAAAATCTTGTTTTTGGTAATGACAACATGGACGTGCATGAAGCTGCAAATTTAATGGCGCAAAACCAAATTCGTCGTTTACCTGTCGTTAATAACAATCAAGTTGTAGGGATGGTAGCCATTGGTGACCTTGCTACACAAAATATTTATCAAAATGAAGCTGGTCAAGCATTGTCAAGTATTTCTACACCATCTCAACCAGGTCAACATCTTCCTTAA
- a CDS encoding universal stress protein — protein MYLRVLIASDGSDHAYRAAQHAVKILGDDGNIDIVYVIDETKSKTDVLHTGDKNLVSKKRRDKLKDIEELLKENQVSYEVQILHGEPGPTIVKHANDHKYDCVVLGSRGLNNLQSMVLGSVSHKVAKRVNCPVMIVK, from the coding sequence ATGTACCTACGTGTACTTATTGCATCGGATGGCTCGGACCACGCATACCGTGCTGCACAACATGCTGTTAAAATTTTAGGTGATGATGGCAACATTGATATTGTCTATGTCATTGATGAGACAAAATCCAAAACAGATGTATTGCATACGGGAGATAAAAACCTTGTATCAAAAAAACGACGTGATAAGCTAAAAGACATAGAGGAACTATTGAAGGAAAATCAAGTATCATATGAGGTGCAGATTTTACATGGTGAACCAGGACCTACCATTGTGAAACATGCTAATGATCATAAATACGATTGTGTCGTGCTAGGTAGTCGTGGCTTAAACAACCTTCAGAGTATGGTTCTAGGAAGTGTCAGTCATAAAGTGGCTAAGCGTGTAAATTGTCCGGTTATGATTGTAAAGTAA
- a CDS encoding LysE/ArgO family amino acid transporter encodes MDEVIRGALIAGSLIVAIGAQNAFVLKQGLLKNNIFWVSLTCFLCDLILMIIGVLGIGTIISSSTFATVTLAIAGGLFLAFYGVKSFRSAWLLSNSMNINNDVGTSPKIHKTILLTLAITLLNPHVYLDTVVIIGGVAGTLTWNEKIQFLIGALIASFIWFFGLGYGARWLIPLFKKPVAWRILDFGIGCVMIWLSYQLIQFALVST; translated from the coding sequence ATGGATGAAGTAATAAGAGGAGCACTAATTGCGGGTAGTCTTATTGTAGCTATTGGTGCTCAAAATGCCTTTGTACTTAAACAAGGCTTGCTGAAAAATAATATTTTTTGGGTGTCATTAACTTGTTTTCTATGTGATCTAATACTAATGATTATCGGTGTATTAGGAATCGGAACAATTATCAGTAGCAGTACTTTTGCAACGGTTACTCTTGCGATTGCTGGAGGTCTTTTTTTAGCTTTTTATGGCGTGAAATCATTTCGAAGTGCGTGGCTTCTCTCTAATTCGATGAATATTAACAATGATGTGGGAACGTCCCCTAAAATTCACAAAACTATTTTACTCACATTGGCTATTACTCTGCTTAATCCACATGTTTATTTAGATACGGTTGTTATCATAGGTGGAGTTGCTGGAACACTAACGTGGAATGAAAAAATACAATTTTTAATTGGAGCTCTTATCGCTTCATTTATATGGTTTTTTGGACTCGGATATGGTGCAAGATGGCTTATTCCTCTTTTTAAAAAACCTGTAGCTTGGAGGATACTGGATTTTGGCATTGGGTGTGTGATGATCTGGCTTTCCTATCAACTAATTCAGTTCGCTTTGGTAAGTACGTAA
- a CDS encoding 2OG-Fe dioxygenase family protein, with protein MLLKELDTPISIVNVIDLDIDLAKMKDKLRKAYLEYEPDAYLTQKNKIEILQSHLSQNELNKIGNEVWIKIYKGETPDSDLPEIFPSVSSDVFSKISSLQPTRMRLISECELIWEGRGWEIRRIPCGSFQQTEATVSTNDLDYRLIPRKFKELPEYLFDEDLKKLLIQVGDKVKEYNNSVKKLSISIHHTLVLCIPDQISSNSPEGIHQDGMDYIVSALVVERNNISGGKSIIYGADARTSLLNITLQSGQGIFQPDKGTELWHEVTPISLINPNEPGYRSTIGFDVLILE; from the coding sequence GTGTTATTAAAAGAATTAGATACACCAATTAGTATTGTAAATGTAATTGATCTTGATATCGATTTAGCAAAAATGAAAGACAAGCTGAGAAAGGCATATTTGGAGTATGAACCTGATGCTTACTTGACTCAAAAAAATAAAATAGAAATTTTACAGTCGCATTTGTCACAAAATGAGTTGAATAAAATTGGAAATGAAGTTTGGATAAAGATTTACAAAGGTGAAACCCCTGATAGCGATCTACCGGAAATCTTCCCAAGTGTATCAAGTGATGTTTTTTCAAAAATCTCTTCTTTACAACCGACAAGAATGCGGCTTATTTCTGAATGTGAGTTGATTTGGGAAGGAAGGGGTTGGGAAATTCGACGAATTCCTTGTGGTTCATTTCAACAAACTGAAGCAACGGTCTCCACTAATGATTTAGATTATCGCCTGATCCCCCGGAAATTCAAAGAGTTGCCTGAGTACCTATTTGATGAAGACCTTAAAAAACTTCTAATTCAAGTTGGAGATAAAGTTAAAGAATATAATAATTCTGTAAAAAAACTAAGTATTTCAATTCATCACACTTTAGTTCTGTGTATTCCAGACCAGATAAGCTCCAACTCACCTGAAGGAATTCATCAAGATGGAATGGATTATATTGTATCTGCATTGGTGGTCGAAAGAAATAATATTAGTGGTGGAAAAAGTATTATTTATGGTGCTGATGCGAGAACGTCTCTACTCAATATTACATTGCAGTCTGGTCAAGGTATTTTTCAACCAGATAAAGGAACAGAGTTGTGGCATGAAGTAACACCTATTTCATTAATTAATCCAAATGAGCCGGGGTATCGATCGACTATTGGATTTGATGTTTTAATATTGGAGTGA
- a CDS encoding HelD family protein, translating to MMILAPSKLFLDYISDVLPELGVEDVTQTTFQDFFQEAMGKKFTFTKSDEKLLKLVEGDPKENLDTLSWVAQFKGSMLCKELIDRYAADITANLIVEEDLKLDRFVLFEGKKVKALFEEQYAYMPPFQRIEKMKKVISNHVKTKKKDILQKVEDIYDSRIEKIRYSVKDPEKRREKIVNIMDQKEEYIQTLKKESKNIVNPYVKKFTKKDIHTYYKDLMTNENLLLKYGDGSISKKEAKLLASYNKSVLKGKKIEEEDAAALLYTKYLLAGVKETQKIKNIVIDEAQDYSLFEFYTLKKVTNTELFTILGDLSQGIHSYRSIMNWDEVIENVFNKATYTTLEQSYRTTQEIMEQANMVIQYSKAEGLPFAKPVVRHGDEPNFHLFDTSKDAALRIQESVFEYKQIGHQSIAIIGKTQKECSMIHNALKKYTGISSKELEENEHLEEGSVHVVPSYLSKGLEFDAVILVTDKENYNLDNELDIKLLYVAMTRALHDLDIFLQRTHHSGILKQLLNQSGIKQ from the coding sequence ATGATGATCTTAGCACCAAGTAAGTTGTTTCTTGATTACATTTCGGACGTTCTTCCGGAACTTGGAGTGGAAGATGTAACTCAGACAACATTCCAAGATTTTTTTCAAGAAGCCATGGGAAAAAAGTTCACTTTTACAAAATCGGATGAAAAGCTGCTGAAGCTTGTGGAAGGAGATCCTAAAGAAAACCTGGACACTTTATCCTGGGTTGCTCAATTTAAGGGTTCTATGCTGTGTAAAGAATTGATAGATCGATATGCTGCTGACATCACAGCCAATCTTATTGTCGAGGAAGATTTAAAACTGGATCGGTTTGTGTTATTTGAAGGGAAAAAGGTGAAAGCTCTTTTTGAAGAGCAATATGCATACATGCCGCCTTTTCAACGTATAGAAAAAATGAAGAAAGTGATTTCAAATCATGTCAAAACGAAGAAAAAAGACATTCTTCAAAAAGTAGAAGACATCTATGATAGCCGGATTGAAAAGATTAGGTACAGTGTAAAAGATCCAGAAAAGCGAAGAGAAAAAATCGTAAATATAATGGATCAAAAAGAAGAATATATACAGACTTTAAAAAAGGAATCCAAAAATATAGTGAATCCTTACGTGAAGAAGTTTACCAAAAAAGATATTCACACCTATTATAAAGACTTAATGACAAACGAAAATCTTTTATTAAAATATGGTGACGGAAGTATATCAAAAAAAGAAGCAAAGTTATTGGCTTCGTACAACAAGTCTGTGTTAAAAGGTAAAAAGATTGAAGAGGAAGATGCTGCTGCGCTGCTGTACACAAAGTATTTACTCGCAGGAGTAAAAGAAACACAAAAAATTAAAAATATAGTTATTGATGAAGCTCAAGACTATAGCCTATTTGAATTTTACACTTTAAAAAAAGTCACTAATACTGAGTTATTTACCATTTTAGGCGACTTGTCTCAAGGCATTCATAGCTATAGAAGTATTATGAATTGGGATGAAGTGATTGAAAATGTTTTTAACAAAGCAACCTATACCACGTTAGAACAAAGCTATCGTACGACGCAGGAAATTATGGAACAGGCAAACATGGTAATTCAATACAGTAAGGCGGAAGGATTGCCCTTTGCCAAACCAGTAGTCCGACATGGAGATGAACCAAACTTTCATTTGTTTGATACCTCAAAAGACGCAGCATTACGGATTCAAGAAAGTGTTTTTGAATACAAACAAATAGGTCACCAATCCATTGCGATAATAGGAAAAACCCAAAAAGAGTGTTCTATGATCCATAATGCTTTAAAAAAATATACGGGTATTTCTTCCAAAGAATTAGAAGAGAACGAACATTTAGAAGAAGGGAGTGTTCATGTTGTACCTTCATATCTATCTAAAGGACTTGAATTTGATGCAGTGATACTTGTCACAGATAAAGAAAATTACAACTTGGATAATGAATTAGATATCAAATTGCTTTACGTTGCAATGACAAGAGCTCTCCATGACTTGGATATCTTTTTACAACGAACACATCATTCCGGGATCCTAAAGCAACTGTTAAACCAAAGTGGAATAAAGCAATAG
- a CDS encoding universal stress protein — protein MFKKILLATDGSDHALRAAEKAIEVAKCNSESVIHVVYAVESSKSEVLQNWNTTGAHEKRKEKIRPTEEKIKAEGVNYKIEFLHGEPGPAVVKHTNENQFDVVVLGSRGLNRFQELVLGSVSHKVAKRAECAVLIIK, from the coding sequence ATGTTTAAAAAGATTTTATTAGCTACGGACGGTTCAGATCACGCTCTCAGGGCTGCAGAGAAGGCGATTGAAGTTGCAAAATGTAACTCTGAGTCTGTCATTCATGTTGTTTATGCGGTAGAGAGCTCAAAATCAGAAGTGCTGCAAAATTGGAACACCACGGGCGCTCACGAAAAACGGAAAGAAAAAATTAGACCCACCGAAGAAAAAATAAAAGCCGAGGGAGTAAACTATAAGATTGAATTTTTGCACGGGGAACCTGGACCAGCGGTCGTCAAACATACGAATGAAAACCAGTTTGATGTTGTAGTACTGGGCAGTCGAGGTCTTAATCGTTTTCAAGAATTAGTTCTAGGCAGTGTCAGTCATAAAGTAGCTAAAAGAGCCGAATGCGCTGTGTTGATTATTAAATAA
- a CDS encoding APC family permease, producing MSVDKSSSAEVLQKSGQEIQSSTDSQAELKRDLTWKDAFWFSSGVPALVLFSIGAIAATVGNISWLVWAVSISIGFLQAFTYAEIAGLYPNKAGGASVYGSMAWIKYSKLAAAMSMWCNWLAWTPVLALGTSLAAAYVFNSFFAGTAFTAWELTLLNLEWVRPGLTMRLNGVFILAVVLLFVINFIQNLGALKAARFQNILAIIALLPLILVGIIPLFTGGIQFDNLLPFAPLSGSWDMAGWTLLFGGMFLAAWSTYAFETAICYTGEFKDPKKDTFKAIISAGILCIVMFTLVPFSFQNALGLEGLLNPGVVSGEGVGSAMADMVGGGIIIGTIIILLLILALIMAVMTSLAGASRTLYQASVDGFFPKSFSGVNKNGAPSTAMWVGLVLNVFLLSLSDYTFVLAISNVNYLLFNFLNLNAGWIHRIDRANWSRPFKVPNWLLVTNVGFAFLNMALLGMGADIWGKGTLWAGLFSAALVIPFFVYRHYFIDKGEFAEGIHDGVEDSKEKKAGIWPYIALATGIVVILIAHNIAVY from the coding sequence ATGAGTGTTGATAAATCAAGTTCTGCTGAAGTCTTGCAAAAATCCGGTCAAGAAATTCAAAGTTCAACTGATTCTCAAGCTGAATTAAAAAGGGATCTAACTTGGAAGGATGCTTTTTGGTTTTCAAGTGGTGTACCAGCTTTAGTATTGTTTTCAATTGGAGCTATTGCAGCCACTGTTGGAAATATTTCATGGTTAGTTTGGGCAGTATCTATATCAATAGGATTTCTTCAGGCTTTTACATATGCTGAAATTGCTGGTTTATATCCTAATAAAGCCGGCGGAGCTTCGGTATATGGATCAATGGCATGGATAAAATATTCTAAATTAGCTGCCGCAATGTCAATGTGGTGTAACTGGCTAGCTTGGACGCCTGTATTGGCTTTAGGAACATCCCTAGCTGCAGCATATGTTTTCAATAGCTTTTTTGCTGGAACAGCCTTTACTGCATGGGAACTTACACTATTAAATTTGGAATGGGTTAGACCAGGTTTAACTATGCGTTTAAATGGTGTTTTTATTCTTGCTGTTGTGCTACTTTTTGTTATTAATTTTATACAGAATTTAGGAGCACTCAAGGCGGCGCGTTTTCAGAATATATTAGCTATTATCGCACTTTTACCTTTAATATTAGTCGGAATTATTCCACTGTTTACTGGAGGTATTCAATTTGATAACCTCTTACCATTCGCTCCACTATCGGGGTCCTGGGACATGGCTGGATGGACGTTATTGTTTGGAGGGATGTTTTTAGCAGCTTGGTCTACTTATGCCTTTGAAACTGCAATTTGTTACACAGGTGAATTTAAAGACCCTAAAAAAGACACATTTAAAGCAATCATTTCTGCAGGTATATTGTGTATCGTAATGTTTACACTTGTTCCATTCTCCTTTCAAAATGCACTTGGGCTTGAAGGATTGCTAAATCCTGGGGTAGTTAGTGGTGAAGGAGTTGGGAGTGCCATGGCTGATATGGTAGGAGGCGGAATAATTATAGGTACTATTATTATTCTGCTGTTAATCCTAGCTCTAATAATGGCTGTCATGACCTCGTTGGCTGGGGCGTCTCGTACGTTATATCAGGCGTCTGTAGATGGATTTTTCCCTAAATCTTTCTCTGGTGTTAATAAAAACGGGGCACCTTCAACAGCTATGTGGGTAGGTTTAGTATTGAATGTTTTTTTGCTCTCATTGTCAGACTATACATTTGTTCTTGCGATATCAAACGTAAACTATCTATTATTCAATTTTCTTAATCTTAATGCTGGATGGATTCACAGAATCGATCGTGCAAATTGGTCCCGACCATTCAAAGTACCAAACTGGCTTTTAGTAACAAATGTAGGATTCGCTTTTCTGAATATGGCTCTCTTAGGAATGGGTGCTGATATTTGGGGGAAAGGTACTCTTTGGGCAGGCCTATTTAGTGCAGCGTTAGTGATCCCATTTTTTGTTTATAGACATTACTTTATTGACAAAGGGGAATTCGCGGAAGGAATCCACGATGGAGTTGAGGATTCTAAGGAGAAAAAAGCCGGTATTTGGCCTTATATAGCGCTTGCTACAGGGATTGTAGTCATCTTGATAGCACATAATATAGCCGTTTATTAA
- a CDS encoding metallophosphoesterase family protein — MNDSIAVITDIHGNIYALQAVLDDIDKQKSVSHIYCLGDMIGIGPFTNEVLDCLISRPDVTVLSGNHEESVIALIKGEPYPKRNEKVKPHHQWIADRLDPSFVTWLSELPRKVTTVWGEKHLLFQHYHMRPEKESLPIVLNPYEPVDYHPTLTKIESYYQDKANRKDLVCFGHHHPVHLFESTDCIYLNPGSLGCYHKAFARYGIVHNHENNLYATLKEVPYDKSKLLSVYEKWKVPARDFILKTFHSDIRF, encoded by the coding sequence ATGAACGATTCTATCGCAGTTATTACTGATATCCATGGGAATATATACGCTTTACAAGCGGTTCTGGATGATATCGATAAGCAAAAGAGTGTCTCCCACATCTATTGCTTAGGAGACATGATTGGTATCGGACCTTTCACCAATGAAGTGCTAGATTGTTTAATTTCAAGACCAGATGTAACTGTTCTAAGTGGAAATCATGAAGAATCGGTTATTGCTTTAATTAAAGGGGAACCTTATCCAAAAAGAAATGAAAAAGTGAAACCGCATCATCAATGGATTGCCGATAGGTTAGATCCTTCCTTTGTAACGTGGTTATCGGAGTTACCAAGAAAAGTTACAACGGTTTGGGGGGAGAAACATCTTCTTTTTCAACATTATCATATGCGTCCTGAGAAAGAGTCTTTACCTATTGTATTAAATCCCTACGAGCCCGTTGATTATCATCCTACGTTAACAAAAATTGAATCTTATTATCAAGACAAAGCAAATAGAAAAGATTTGGTTTGTTTCGGTCATCATCATCCTGTTCATCTTTTTGAATCAACTGATTGTATTTATCTTAATCCAGGCTCATTAGGATGCTATCATAAGGCGTTTGCACGATATGGGATTGTTCATAATCATGAAAATAATCTTTATGCTACGTTAAAAGAGGTTCCTTATGATAAAAGTAAGCTATTAAGCGTTTATGAAAAATGGAAAGTACCTGCACGAGATTTTATTTTAAAGACATTTCATAGTGATATACGATTTTAA
- a CDS encoding SulP family inorganic anion transporter, whose protein sequence is MNFQSIKQEWFGNIRGDVLAGIVVALALIPEAIAFSIIAGVDPMVGLYASFCIAVVIAFIGGRPGMISGATGAMALLMITLVADHGLEYLLAATILTGILQILFGVFKLSKVMKFVPRSVMVGFVNALAILIFTSQLQHFVGETWIMYALVALTLAIIYLLPKVTTAVPSTLVAIVVVTAIAIFANFGVRTVGDLGSLTQSLPVFMLPSVPLTFETLAIIFPYALALTIVGQLESLLTASIVDDMTDTESDKNKECRGQGIANIVTGCFGGMAGCAMIGQSVINVKSGGNGRLSSLVAGVALMVLIIALGGIVVQIPMAALAGVMIMVSIGTFDWSSLINIHKVPKTDSTVMVVTVATVVVTHDLSKGVLAGVILSAIFFASKISKIHVEEKLVADQKKKIYSLKGQLFFASVSDLPKKFRFKDEVNEVQIDLSEAHLWDDSAINALDKIESKFEQQDIKVTYAGLNAESKQLLNKIGGLTKASGH, encoded by the coding sequence TTGAATTTTCAATCAATTAAGCAAGAGTGGTTTGGCAACATAAGAGGAGATGTCCTTGCCGGAATTGTTGTTGCACTTGCTCTTATCCCTGAAGCCATTGCCTTTTCCATTATTGCTGGAGTAGATCCGATGGTTGGTCTTTATGCTTCTTTTTGTATCGCCGTGGTTATTGCCTTTATTGGTGGAAGGCCAGGGATGATTTCAGGAGCTACTGGTGCAATGGCTTTACTGATGATTACACTCGTTGCAGATCACGGACTTGAATATCTGTTGGCTGCTACGATATTAACAGGGATTTTACAGATATTGTTTGGTGTTTTTAAATTGTCTAAGGTTATGAAGTTTGTCCCTCGATCAGTTATGGTTGGTTTTGTTAATGCCTTAGCTATTCTCATTTTCACTTCTCAACTGCAACATTTCGTTGGAGAAACCTGGATTATGTATGCTTTAGTGGCTTTGACTCTAGCAATTATTTACTTGCTGCCAAAGGTCACGACTGCTGTTCCTTCCACTCTAGTTGCTATTGTTGTTGTCACGGCAATTGCTATATTTGCAAATTTTGGAGTGCGAACCGTTGGAGATTTAGGTTCTCTTACACAATCTCTTCCTGTCTTTATGCTTCCCTCTGTTCCGTTGACGTTTGAAACGTTAGCTATTATTTTCCCGTATGCTTTGGCTTTGACTATTGTCGGGCAATTAGAGTCACTGTTAACGGCTTCTATTGTAGATGATATGACAGATACAGAAAGTGATAAAAACAAAGAGTGTCGTGGACAAGGGATTGCTAATATTGTAACGGGTTGTTTTGGTGGTATGGCAGGTTGTGCCATGATTGGCCAATCAGTCATCAATGTAAAATCAGGAGGAAATGGGCGGCTTTCTTCTTTAGTAGCTGGTGTTGCCTTGATGGTCCTCATTATAGCTCTTGGCGGGATTGTTGTACAAATCCCCATGGCTGCATTAGCAGGAGTAATGATTATGGTATCTATTGGAACGTTTGACTGGAGTTCTTTAATTAACATTCATAAAGTTCCAAAAACAGATTCTACAGTAATGGTAGTGACCGTAGCTACTGTTGTGGTAACCCATGATTTATCTAAAGGAGTGTTAGCAGGCGTCATTTTAAGTGCTATTTTCTTTGCTTCTAAGATTTCTAAAATTCATGTGGAAGAAAAACTAGTTGCAGATCAAAAGAAGAAAATTTACTCTTTAAAGGGGCAATTGTTTTTTGCTTCCGTTTCTGATTTGCCAAAGAAATTCAGATTTAAAGATGAAGTGAATGAAGTACAGATTGATCTAAGTGAAGCTCATTTATGGGATGATTCAGCAATTAATGCTTTGGATAAGATTGAGAGTAAATTTGAACAACAAGATATCAAAGTGACGTATGCTGGATTAAATGCAGAAAGTAAGCAGTTGTTGAACAAAATAGGAGGTTTAACTAAAGCCTCAGGGCATTAG
- a CDS encoding transposase: protein MAKYDEEFKLAIVKAYLIGEGGYRSLAREWGLPDPKPLKKLGSHKLYLIDVVDG from the coding sequence ATGGCTAAATATGATGAGGAGTTTAAGCTGGCCATTGTCAAAGCCTATTTAATTGGAGAAGGAGGATATAGATCACTCGCGAGAGAATGGGGATTACCCGATCCAAAGCCTTTAAAAAAACTGGGTTCGCATAAGCTCTACTTAATAGATGTTGTAGATGGATAG
- a CDS encoding MerR family DNA-binding transcriptional regulator produces MSWIVFNKIFDSKDLTELTDIPKDRNKNHFTIGEVAKEANASASSIRHWEKEG; encoded by the coding sequence ATGTCTTGGATAGTGTTTAATAAGATTTTTGATTCAAAAGATTTAACTGAATTAACTGATATACCAAAGGACCGTAATAAAAATCATTTCACAATTGGAGAGGTGGCTAAAGAAGCGAACGCCTCTGCTTCATCGATTCGGCATTGGGAAAAGGAAGGGTAA
- a CDS encoding SRPBCC family protein, producing the protein MNNLTKIKILKPAYEVFEAFVNPSKIGNFWFSSSSERWEQGKTVTLRYDEYDAQGDIEIIEVEINKKIVFQWGEGHIVTITLNEVDNSSTITEVNEEGFKENDEELISQLIDNKEGWVYMLTCLKGYLEYGVNLRAALVK; encoded by the coding sequence ATGAACAACCTTACAAAAATTAAAATATTAAAGCCAGCTTATGAAGTATTTGAAGCCTTCGTAAACCCTTCAAAAATCGGGAATTTTTGGTTCTCATCGAGTTCTGAAAGATGGGAACAAGGAAAGACGGTTACATTGAGATATGATGAATACGATGCTCAAGGAGATATAGAAATAATAGAAGTCGAGATAAATAAGAAAATTGTGTTCCAGTGGGGCGAAGGACATATTGTTACAATTACGCTAAATGAGGTGGATAACTCGAGTACAATTACTGAAGTTAACGAAGAAGGTTTTAAAGAAAATGATGAGGAGTTAATAAGTCAATTGATAGATAATAAAGAGGGTTGGGTTTATATGTTGACTTGTTTAAAGGGTTATTTGGAATATGGTGTTAATTTGAGAGCAGCGTTAGTTAAATGA
- a CDS encoding DUF4198 domain-containing protein: protein MGEEIDITDRFFYIGETTEVDEERIGVNNYYAGSFQTEDQGAYIVATEGIFTYGDEEEGTFRSAKSFVGASKTPTVKKSKKMKGFDKQVTPERAELIPLFNPTSVTPEEEVSIQLLLHGEPMPDTEVAVIRRSDSSDIRKNLAGFL, encoded by the coding sequence GTGGGTGAGGAAATCGACATAACTGACCGTTTTTTTTACATTGGAGAAACGACCGAAGTAGATGAAGAACGAATCGGGGTCAATAATTATTACGCTGGTTCCTTTCAGACAGAAGATCAAGGGGCATACATTGTTGCCACCGAGGGGATTTTTACATATGGGGATGAGGAAGAAGGTACCTTTCGCAGTGCCAAATCATTTGTCGGGGCTAGCAAGACACCTACTGTAAAAAAATCTAAGAAGATGAAAGGTTTTGATAAGCAAGTAACTCCTGAACGTGCAGAATTAATCCCTTTATTTAACCCTACGTCAGTTACACCAGAAGAAGAAGTTTCTATACAACTCCTTTTACACGGTGAACCGATGCCAGATACGGAGGTAGCTGTCATTCGTCGGAGTGACTCTTCGGATATCCGAAAAAACCTTGCTGGCTTTTTATGA